From the Brassica napus cultivar Da-Ae chromosome A8, Da-Ae, whole genome shotgun sequence genome, one window contains:
- the LOC106370483 gene encoding WUSCHEL-related homeobox 4-like, with translation MKVHEFSNGSSSWEQHDSPSSLSLSCKRLRPLAPKLSGSPCSPSSSSGVTSATFDLKSFIKPDQTGPRKFEYSIEHQRDLPQVETHQGGTRWNPTQEQIGILEMLYKGGMRTPNAQQIEHITSQLGKYGKIEGKNVFYWFQNHKARERQKQKRNNFISLSCQSSFKTTNINNASVTTKTTTTSSFDVIRRDSMVEKGELVEETEYKRTCRSWGFENLEIDSRRNINSSKNATMATTFNKIIDNVTLELFPLYPEGR, from the exons ATGAAGGTTCATGAGTTTTCCAATGGGTCTTCGTCCTGGGAACAACATGATTCGCCATCATCCCTTAGCCTAAGCTGCAAACGCCTCCGTCCTCTCGCCCCTAAGCTCTCCGGCAGCCCTtgctctccttcttcttcctccggcGTCACTTCCGCTACTTTTGACCTCAAGAGCTTCATTAAACCCGATCAAACCGGTCCAAGAAAATTTGAATACTCTATTGAACACCAACGAGACCTTCCTCAA GTGGAGACGCACCAGGGAGGGACAAGGTGGAACCCAACTCAAGAACAGATAGGGATACTTGAGATGTTATACAAAGGTGGAATGCGCACTCCTAATGCGCAACAGATCGAGCACATCACTTCTCAACTCGGTAAATACGGAAAAATTGAAGGAAAGAATGTATTTTACTGGTTTCAGAACCACAAAGCCCGCGAGAGGCAGAAGCAGAAGCGGAACAACTTCATCAGCTTAAGTTGCCAAAGCAGCTTCAAGACCACTAATATCAATAACGCAAGTGTAACAACgaagacaacaacaacatcgTCATTTGACGTAATCAGG AGAGACTCAATGGTTGAGAAGGGGGAGTTAGTGGAAGAAACTGAGTACAAGAGGACATGTAGGAGCTGGGGATTTGAGAACTTGGAGATAGATAGCAGACGAAACATAAATAGTAGTAAAAATGCTACAATGGCAACTACTTTCAACAAAATCATTGATAATGTAACGCTCGAGCTTTTCCCATTGTACCCtgaaggtaggtga